From the Prunus dulcis chromosome 4, ALMONDv2, whole genome shotgun sequence genome, one window contains:
- the LOC117625679 gene encoding fruit protein pKIWI501-like, producing MATVEVAPAATLQENEAKTVEVIKTEEKTPEEPVAAAPAAVPESEAATTEEPKETTPVEAEAEAEAPAAPEAEAPVPAEVETKEVAEETKAAEAEAEEPAATETEKTEAEEPKEVTAAEPVAAVAEETKEETTESAETPAAPPVEEEKPEETTTDVPVEKTEE from the exons ATGGCCACTGTTGAG GTTGCACCAGCAGCAACGTTGCAAGAAAATGAGGCAAAGACGGTTGAGGTGATCAAGACTGAAGAGAAAACCCCGGAAGAGCCTGTGGCTGCCGCACCAGCTGCTGTCCCTGAGTCTGAGGCTGCAACCACCGAAGAGCCAAAGGAAACCACACCAgtagaagcagaagcagaggCAGAGGCACCTGCTGCTCCTGAAGCTGAAGCTCCAGTTCCAGCTGAAGTTGAGACCAAGGAGGTGGCAGAGGAAACCAAGGCTGCTGAGGCTGAGGCAGAGGAGCCAGCAGCAacagaaacagagaaaacaGAGGCAGAAGAGCCCAAAGAGGTCACAGCAGCGGAGCctgttgctgctgttgctgaGGAGACCAAAGAAGAGACCACTGAAAGTGCTGAGACACCAGCAGCTCCTCCTGTAGAGGAAGAGAAACCAGAGGAAACTACCACAGATGTTCCGGTCGAGAAGACTGAGGAGTAG
- the LOC117624893 gene encoding ER membrane protein complex subunit 3: MAADLVLDTAIRDWVLIPLSVVMVLIGVLRYFVSKLMRSNQVPDAKIIKEGQLIIRARNLRAAANFIPPKSFRARRFYFSNEENGLLIVPKGQAQNAQAQMFSDPNMAMDMMKKNLSMIIPQTLTFAWVNFFFSGFVAAKIPFPLTQRFRSMLQNGIDLSTVDVSYVSSRSWYFLNLFGLRGLFSLILGEENAMDDTQRMMQMSGFGFDPSKSLGAEKDSLDIVQHDWALPKFEHRAEAVLKKLAI, from the exons ATGGCGGCAGATCTGGTGCTAGACACAGCCATCAGAGATTGGGTTCTCATCCCTCTCTCGGTGGTCATGGTTCTCATAGGTGTCCTCCGATACTTCGTCTCCAAGCTCATGCGCTCCAACCAAGTCCCCGATGCAAAAATCATCAAAGAAGG GCAATTGATTATTAGGGCTCGGAATTTACGTGCTGCTGCTAATTTCATACCTCCCAAGTCGTTTCGCGCTCGTCGGTTTTATTTCAGCAATGAG GAAAATGGGTTGTTAATTGTTCCCAAGGGTCAGGCACAGAATGCACAAGCGCAAATGTTCTCTGATCCCAACATGGCTATGGACATGATGAAGAAAAATCTGTCTATGATCATACCCCAG ACTCTTACTTTTGCATGggtcaactttttcttttctggatTTGTAGCAG CCAAAATACCCTTTCCTCTTACTCAAAGGTTCAGGTCAATGCTGCAGAATGGGATTGACTTAAGCACTGTTGATGTTAGCTATGTCAGTAGCCGCTCATG GTACTTTCTTAATCTGTTTGGATTAAGAGGTTTGTTTAGTCTTATTCTGGGAGAAGAAAATG CAATGGATGATACTCAGCGTATGATGCAAATGAgtgggtttggttttgatcCATCAAAG AGCTTGGGCGCTGAGAAGGACAGTCTTGACATAGTCCAGCATGATTGGGCCTTACCAAAATTTGAGCACCGTGCTGAAGCAGTGTTGAAGAAACTTGCCATTTGA
- the LOC117624108 gene encoding kinesin-like protein KIN-12C, which translates to MEISEDVERKALQAKLDKMVKDLEEVEMETANTILHLQEEVAALQFELDERLHCMIQENKVLKNTIVAKEDEIRSLSVEWEKATFELTRFLLDGSRSLKNASSQIESIACSFPQANVCISEDVQRAAKVCMEKEETIELLQKSLEDAQKMVTELGQKLSSLKGAAIALSELQHLDNDETKEEISFCMRLDEQTNMVEMLERKLIFKEIQVKEAENCANAAFLVIKWLTDQKATDKTERNIPISILGTPAGMASQKSSDTKVNALGQEDVITELKLARLGILESENAIEAFYADTEMHIVALETNISEVSDEYKELVQNLVSELREMRKKYMELREHSKVSQFCTVESLSLEAHKYLKSKDIYHMILEIKNELTVANGRLKITEDFIYTKANVYDCPSADKSLEDEDEWSTDSTTSSCDSSTENFASGNKLWALEGQTGDLKVKEGSVLQSADQDPEESKWVLKTFTDSKGATFCLKKELEMAFDAFNKLYVRLATLISELDIGGGSQPAGLKQLVPLFESGTESSYGCHATRKVVSDEKSDFASSFLTKFEEAHATVKEADVMLNALMEANENAKELTGLWKQTGEELMLEKASFIEEVEHLKNSVRLKERENELLQDQSRYNLVEIAKSLSLLEECFMQLKSEVEDRFKVLYADTFSMGREIHCFISKSRSLLEEICAETLEKQFAIFVLHQCLTGELIHKIPCFNVGSGFRSSQQQEGLSITNKQQEMWSSCEDDIALTSNISKDDNDQSGVTNLKAGELSLSRDSLMHENLSLKEELQRKDALQEGLYFDFRMLHESASNTMDIKDETE; encoded by the exons ATGGAGATCAGTGAAGACGTTGAGAGGAAGGCTTTGCAAGCTAAATTGGACAAAATGGTTAAGGACCTGGAGGAG GTTGAGATGGAGACAGCAAACACAATTCTTCATTTGCAGGAAGAGGTTGCTGCCCTTCAGTTTGAACTTGATGAGAGATTACACTGCATGATTCAGGAAAATAAGGTACTGAAAAACACCATTGTAGCTAAAGAGGATGAGATAAGGTCATTGAGTGTGGAGTGGGAAAAGGCAACCTTTGAACTAACAAGATTCCTCCTAGATGGTTCTAGATCCCTTAAAAATGCCTCCAGCCAAATAGAAAGTATTGCTTGTTCATTTCCTCAAGCTAATGTTTGTATTAGTGAAGATGTCCAGAGGGCTGCCAAAGTTTGCAtggaaaaggaagaaacaatTGAACTACTACAAAAGAGTTTGGAAGATGCGCAAAAAATGGTAACAGAATTGGGACAGAAGTTAAGTTCCTTGAAGGGAGCAGCAATTGCTTTAAGCGAACTCCAACATCTGGATAATGATGAAACCAAAGAGGAAATTTCCTTCTGCATGCGGTTGGATGAGCAGACCAACATGGTAGAGATGCTAGAGAGGAAACTTATATTCAAGGAAATTCAGGTCAAAGAAGCAGAAAATTGTGCCAATGCTGCATTCCTTGTAATAAAATGGCTTACGGATCAGAAGGCGACAGAtaaaacagagagaaacaTTCCCATCTCAATACTAGGTACACCAGCCGGAATGGCCAGCCAGAAAAGTTCTGACACAAAAGTAAATGCTTTAGGACAAGAAGATGTCATTACTGAACTTAAGTTGGCCAGGTTAGGAATATTGGAGTCTGAGAATGCTATCGAAGCATTTTATGCAGATACAGAAATGCACATAGTGGCCCTTGAGACCAACATCAGTGAAGTTTCTGATGAATACAAGGAGTTGGTACAAAACTTGGTAAGTGAACTTCGTGAAATGAGGAAGAAATATATGGAGTTAAGAGAGCATTCCAAAGTTTCTCAGTTTTGTACAGTTGAGTCGCTATCATTAGAAGCACACAAGTATCTGAAGTCCAAAGATATTTATCACATGattcttgaaataaaaaatgagcTCACTGTAGCAAATGGTAGATTGAAAATTACTGAAGATTTCATTTACACAAAAGCAAATGTGTATGATTGCCCTTCAGCAGACAAAAGTttagaagatgaagatgaatggAGTACTGATAGTACTACGTCAAGCTGTGATTCTTCAACCGAAAATTTTGCTTCTGGAAACAAATTGTGGGCATTAGAAGGGCAAACGGGGGACCTGAAAGTTAAAGAAGGCTCAGTACTTCAGTCTGCTGATCAAGATCCAGAAGAGTCAAAGTGGGTCTTAAAAACTTTCACGGACTCTAAAGGAGCAACATTCTGCCTGAAAAAGGAATTAGAGATGGCATTTGATGCTTTCAACAAACTATATGTTAGGCTAGCCACACTCATTAGCGAGTTGGACATTGGAGGTGGTTCTCAACCAGCAG GGCTGAAACAACTTGTTCCATTGTTTGAGTCAGGGACGGAGAGTTCTTATGGTTGTCATGCTACAAGAAAG GTAGTTTCTGATGAGAAGAGTGATTTTGCTAGTAGCTTCTTAACCAAATTTGAAGAAGCGCATGCAACAGTAAAAGAAGCTGATGTTATGTTAAATGCCTTGATGGAAGcaaatgaaaatgcaaaagaaTTGACTGGTCTGTGGAAGCAAACTGGTGAGGAACTGATGTTAGAGAAAGCAAGCTTTATTGAAGAAGTTGAACATCTCAAAAATTCAGTACGtttgaaagaaagagagaatgaaCTACTGCAGGATCAATCTCGTTATAATTTGGTGGAGATAGCAAAATCATTGTCTTTGCTTGAAGAGTGTTTTATGCAATTAAAAAGTGAAGTGGAGGACAGGTTCAAAGTATTATATGCTGACACTTTTTCTATGGGAAGGGAGATACACTGCTTCATTAGCAAATCAAGATCATTACTAGAAGAAATATGCGCTGAGACATTGGAGAAACAATTTGCCATATTTGTCCTTCATCAGTGTCTCACAGGAGAGCTGATCCACAAAATACCATGCTTTAACGTTGGAAGTGGTTTCCGCTCCAGCCAACAGCAAGAAGGCCTTTCAATTACAAACAAACAGCAAGAAATGTGGTCAAGTTGTGAGGATGACATTGCACTTACTAGTAACATCTCCAAAGACGATAATGATCAAAGTGGAGTCACAAATTTGAAAGCTGGTGAGCTCAGTTTGTCCCGTGATAGTTTGATGCACGAGAATTTATCACTGAAGGAAGAACTGCAACGGAAAGATGCTCTACAGGAGGGcttgtattttgattttagaaTGTTGCATGAATCAGCATCCAACACAATGGATATAAAGGATGAAACTGAATAG
- the LOC117626386 gene encoding uncharacterized protein LOC117626386, with amino-acid sequence MFARMASVSFHPFISQFCYCNSTNIITRITTHSGAVLHKNLNKTAANNVVSAEFHPPICNDGQPIIGTTSFFSSKSRQRERGLLLVPLNAKNSGLPGDEEDPRALETVLKLYTAIKNKNTRELSEIIGDECQCVCNLFSIFQPLRGKKQVLDFFSYLIRNLGNNIEFVVTPTLHDGMNVGIQWSLEWKKTHVPLGKGFSFHICQIYKGKVMLRNVEMFMEPLLHIEPLRLKLMGIMTAVLDKIGFNVVFKGKANRLVLAFLLLLIKAAILILLKLVLH; translated from the exons atgttcGCTCGTATGGCTTCGGTGTCTTTCCATCCATTCATCTCTCAGTTCTGCTACTGTAACTCAACCAATATCATCACACGTATTACCACTCATTCTGGTGCTGTCCTTCACAAAAACCTAAACAAAACAGCAGCTAATAATGTTGTTTCTGCTGAATTCCATCCACCAATTTGTAATGATGGTCAACCTATTATTGGCACAACAAGCTTCTTCTCTTCAAAATcaaggcagagagagagagggttgtTGCTTGTGCCATTGAATGCCAAAAACTCTGGATTACCAGGAGATGAGGAGGATCCGCGAGCTCTCGAAACAGTGCTCAAACTCTACACTGCcatcaagaacaaaaatacTCGCGAGTTGTCGGAGATTATAGGAGATGAATGCCAGTGTGTCTGCAACTTATTCTCAATTTTCCAACCCCTCCGAGGAAAGAAG CAAGTATTGGATTTTTTCTCATATCTAATCCGAAACTTGGGGAATAACATTGAATTTGTTGTAACACCGACATTGCACGATGGAATGAATGTCGGAATTCAGTGGAGCTTAG AGTGGAAAAAAACGCATGTGCCTCTGGGAAAGGGCTTTAGCTTCCATATTTGTCAAATCTACAAAGGCAAGGTGATGTTAAG aaatGTGGAGATGTTCATGGAACCACTCCTCCATATTGAACCCCTTAGACTG AAACTCATGGGAATTATGACGGCTGTACTGGATAAGATTGGGTTCAATGTAGTGTTCAAGGGCAAGGCAAACAGACTTGTGTTGGCTTTCCTCCTCCTGCTCATCAAGGCCGCCATTCTGATTTTACTGAAACTCGTCTTGCATTAA
- the LOC117626385 gene encoding RNA-binding protein 33 produces the protein MVSDQEIAEGVETVLRQSGPNDVTSVNGVVQQLEAKLGLDLSHKAGFIRDQISFLLRPYAQPQPQHQPPKDHFALHTNPQHHYHHHPQFLPQQFPPHFALHPHHRAPEPHSFQQPPPPPQQLRPQAQLQPPAVKHEALAQNATKVAPETPKESAPASGTKRRGGPGGLNKVCGVSPELQAVVGEPALPRTEIVKQLWAYIRKNNLQDPSNKRKIICDDALRVVFETDCTDMFKMNKLLAKHIIPLGPNKESTQAKRLKLEAKSTTDSTEPQPQVQPQPQPGSPTVGISEALAKFLGFGGREMLLSKARSLVWEYVKANRLEDPLNSTVILCDAKLHELLGCESISAVGLHEMLDRYHLFKQL, from the exons ATGGTGTCGGACCAAGAAATAGCGGAAGGTGTGGAGACTGTTCTCCGTCAATCAGGCCCTAACGACGTCACCTCCGTAAACGGTGTCGTTCAGCAGCTCGAGGCCAAGCTAGGGTTAGACCTGTCCCACAAGGCTGGCTTCATTCGGGACCAGATCAGCTTCCTCCTCCGCCCGTACGCCCAACCGCAACCCCAACACCAACCTCCGaaagaccattttgccctcCACACCAACCCCCAGCACCATTACCACCACCATCCTCAATTCCTCCCCCAACAATTTCCTCCCCATTTTGCCCTCCACCCCCACCACCGCGCCCCCGAGCCCCACAGCTTCCAGcagccgccgccgccgcctcAGCAACTGCGGCCTCAGGCTCAGCTGCAGCCTCCCGCTGTGAAGCACGAGGCCTTGGCGCAGAATGCCACTAAAGTCGCCCCAGAAACTCCCAAAGAGag TGCTCCGGCTTCTGGAACCAAGAGAAGAGGTGGGCCAGGGGGTCTTAACAAAGTCTGTGGTGTCTCACCTGAGCTTCAGGCTGTTGTTGGTGAACCGGCCTTGCCAAGGACTGAG ATTGTAAAGCAGCTCTGGGCATACATAAGGAAGAACAACCTCCAAGATCCAAGTAATAAGAGAAAGATAATTTGTGATGATGCCTTGCGTGTGGTATTTGAGACAGACTGTACTGACATGTTCAAGATGAATAAGCTGCTAGCTAAACATATTATACCCCTTGGACCTAACA AGGAGTCAACTCAAGCTAAACGATTGAAGTTAGAGGCCAAGTCCACCACTGATAGTACTGAACCTCAACCTCAAGTTCAACCACAACCACAGCCTGGTTCCCCTACTGTAGGAATATCTGAAGCACTAGCTAAGTTTTTGGGCTTTGGAGGAAGGGAGATGCTCCTATCTAAGGCAAGAAGCCTTGTTTGGGAGTATGTAAAGGCTAACCGTTTGGAG GATCCTTTAAATTCTACGGTGATATTATGTGACGCAAAGCTCCACGAGCTTCTTGGATGCGAAAGCATTTCTGCAGTGGGGTTGCACGAGATGTTAGATCGCTATCACTTGTTCAAACAATTGTGA
- the LOC117623821 gene encoding uncharacterized protein LOC117623821: protein MTLVLNLIPPSQILLHSSSSRPLPTTSSRQNETTQDWTALLFKLKCRGRFSCLFSDNRKEEQARKALEGALGGKKSEFEKWDKEIKRREEVGGGGSAGGGGWFGWRGWFGWSNGDHLWREAQQASLALLGIILMYLIIAKGELMLAVIFNPLLYALRGTRNVFAFITSKILRKTGPDGQVVFDTISKNEAYSSVSAKESVLRKWGSA, encoded by the exons ATGACGCTGGTTCTTAACCTAATCCCGCCATCCCAAATCCTACTTCACTCGTCGTCGTCTCGTCCACTGCCAACTACTAGTTCCCGTCAAAATGAAACAACCCAAGATTGGACTGCTCTGCTGTTCAAGCTCAAATGCCGCGGCAGGTTCTCTTGCCTTTTCTCAGATAATCGCAAAGAG GAGCAAGCCAGGAAAGCATTAGAAGGTGCACTTGGTGGGAAAAAAAGTGAATTTGAGAAATGGgacaaagaaattaagagaAGAGAGGAGGTGGGTGGAGGCGGTAGTGCTGGTGGAGGGGGATGGTTTGGGTGGCGTGGATGGTTTGGATGGTCGAATGGTGACCATTTATGGCGAGAAGCACAACAAGCAAGTCTTGCTCTGTTGGGTATTATCCTGATG tatCTCATAATTGCAAAGGGAGAACTGATGCTTGCTGTCATCTTCAATCCGTTATTGTATGCCTTGCGAGGGACAAGAAATGTGTTCGCTTTCATAACTTCTAAAATCTTAAGGAAGACAGGACCAGATGGTCAGGTTGTTTTTGATACTATCTCAAAGAATGAAGCCTACAGTAGTGTCTCTGCTAAAGAAAGTGTTCTGAGAAAATGGGGAAGTGCGTGA